Proteins encoded within one genomic window of Onychostoma macrolepis isolate SWU-2019 chromosome 11, ASM1243209v1, whole genome shotgun sequence:
- the errfi1a gene encoding ERBB receptor feedback inhibitor 1a, producing MRTDCSWSMSTAGLTAQEICLPAQSLFLRDSHWHSMAGAKPSWKYHDLHNLYFTIDSSMDYNIQSRQQVLPSFSGAYEQRTHLQSPNSPGGQPLPPKKPRPSQLTLHTDPFTSSPAEDDQVVPCFQRLTVSDRISPPQTPSRVTKPLPPIPGSAELSPDQAMDSEVEFFNGDDNRCLVSESCSKQSSFRYGMPSRRSFRGCGQINYAYFEGPTSLQKPQLQPQKPRQERETQQREQELREQQQQQNCLRQQERTQRKLRRSHSGPAGCFNKPTSFRLSSHHRNTQGLDKPEVPPRVPIPPRPIKTGDYRRWSAEVSSGANSDDDRPPKVPPREPLSGGSSRTPSPKSLPVYLNGIMPPTQSFAPDPKYVSRGLQRQNSEGSPCILPVMENGRKASTTHYFLLPQRPSYLDKHEKYLTDSTASRGTDASDSSLDWDCQSKRKTTHQIDLV from the exons ATGCGAACCGACTGCAGCTGGAGCATGTCCACTGCAGGCTTGACTGCCCAGGAGATCTGTTTACCCGCACAAAGCCTATTCCTGCGGGACAGCCATTGGCATAGCATGGCCGGAGCTAAGCCCTCTTGGAAATACCATGATCTACACAA TTTATACTTCACCATTGATTCTTCTATGGATTATAACATTCAGTCCCGGCAACAGGTGCTGCCATCATTCTCAGGAGCGTACG AACAGCGGACTCATCTTCAGTCACCAAACAGCCCAGGAGGCCAGCCCTTGCCACCCAAAAAGCCCAGACCTTCCCAGCTCACCTTGCACACGGACCCTTTCACGTCCAGCCCTGCTGAAGACGACCAAGTGGTTCCCTGCTTTCAACGTCTAACGGTATCTGACCGCATCAGTCCTCCCCAGACGCCCAGCCGAGTCACCAAACCCCTTCCCCCAATTCCCGGTTCAGCAGAGCTTTCCCCGGATCAGGCTATGGACAGTGAGGTAGAGTTCTTTAATGGAGATGACAATCGCTGCCTAGTTTCTGAATCTTGCTCAAAACAGTCTTCGTTCCGCTATGGAATGCCCAGTCGGAGGAGTTTCAGGGGCTGTGGACAGATTAACTATGCATACTTTGAAGGTCCAACATCCCTGCAGAAGCCACAGCTGCAGCCGCAAAAGCCGAGGCAGGAGCGGGAAACCCAGCAGAGGGAACAGGAGCTCCgtgagcagcagcagcagcaaaacTGTCTCCGACAGCAAGAACGTACGCAAAGGAAGTTGCGGCGCTCCCATTCTGGCCCCGCCGGCTGCTTCAACAAACCCACCTCCTTCCGGCTGTCCAGCCACCACCGGAACACGCAAGGCCTGGATAAACCGGAAGTTCCTCCCAGAGTTCCTATTCCCCCACGTCCAATCAAGACTGGAGACTACCGCCGCTGGTCAGCCGAAGTCTCATCGGGAGCCAACAGCGACGATGACCGACCTCCGAAAGTACCTCCTAGAGAACCTTTATCCGGCGGTAGTTCCCGCACCCCGAGCCCAAAGAGCCTTCCAGTGTACCTCAACGGGATCATGCCCCCAACGCAGAGCTTTGCCCCAGACCCTAAATATGTCAGTCGTGGCCTGCAACGACAGAATAGTGAAGGCTCCCCGTGCATTCTGCCCGTCATGGAGAATGGCAGGAAAGCGAGCACCACGCACTACTTCCTTTTGCCGCAACGTCCGTCGTACCTGGACAAACATGAGAAGTATTTAACTGACAGCACAGCGAGTCGAGGCACGGATGCCTCGGATTCGAGTCTGGACTGGGACTGTCAAAGCAAAAGGAAAACGACGCACCAAATAGACTTGGTATGA